One window of the Methanolacinia paynteri genome contains the following:
- a CDS encoding Holliday junction resolvase translates to MSDFERDIVKCFNEYFERTGAKGYAYRLKQSRFITQYVDVLSDSLDPRYYLAIECKSLKGKKLYFTQHFHEDKDGVHQVDAISEFIQKTGRQGFLAVEFRAGAGKPKEAYLLPWNLVIEFRKKNAGISKEDFSVGIRLERSGGGYVLAGPIQNH, encoded by the coding sequence ATGAGTGATTTTGAAAGAGATATCGTCAAATGTTTCAACGAATATTTCGAGAGAACCGGGGCAAAGGGATATGCATACAGGCTGAAGCAGTCCCGGTTCATTACACAGTATGTCGACGTTCTCTCGGATTCGCTCGACCCGAGGTATTATCTTGCGATCGAGTGCAAGTCGCTGAAGGGAAAGAAACTCTATTTCACGCAGCACTTCCACGAGGACAAGGATGGTGTGCACCAGGTGGACGCGATATCGGAGTTTATTCAGAAAACCGGAAGACAGGGCTTTCTTGCAGTCGAGTTTCGCGCGGGGGCCGGAAAACCGAAGGAGGCATACCTTCTCCCGTGGAATCTTGTAATCGAATTCAGGAAAAAAAATGCCGGCATTTCAAAGGAAGATTTTTCAGTCGGAATCAGACTGGAGAGATCAGGCGGCGGGTATGTTCTTGCCGGCCCCATCCAAAATCATTAG
- the cfbE gene encoding coenzyme F430 synthase, translating into MKILVLDTIHGGKILAEYLKRAGHAVDTVDVYRGRDGSVTENEAAVKVYDLIAAPVHLDPDYRLLNTGAKVISHHEAVAMAVSVPGDALLIEITGARGKTTTAHALLHLMEKDGCGILHTSKGTVRFPEKKQIFKRSITPATLVEVLSAAAGEKEYQWIIAEESVGVTGLGDLGILTSGTDYPIANGKKSALDEKIRLLKGCKKILLAPGIDADIPGAYYSGDIVVVEDDLCRFDYAGIKGEFSNKLLTVEGYREALMTAAAAGCILGKDPSCLGSFSALEGRLSYSIRDGVGIIDNSNSGTNRKTAAAASTYARRISPGREQVLVIGVEADNICEGFPDDEIAGAISDIMPYAAVVVSKDPEYVRKIILPGIKFESASSLEEGAEKAMKYGTNRIIILSVKTWR; encoded by the coding sequence ATGAAGATCCTTGTTCTCGACACGATCCATGGCGGGAAAATACTGGCGGAATACCTGAAAAGGGCCGGTCATGCCGTTGATACCGTGGATGTCTACCGGGGCAGGGACGGATCTGTTACTGAAAATGAAGCGGCAGTTAAAGTCTATGACCTTATCGCCGCACCTGTTCATCTCGATCCGGATTACAGGCTCCTGAATACAGGTGCTAAAGTTATATCACATCATGAAGCCGTAGCTATGGCCGTTTCGGTCCCGGGAGATGCCCTGCTGATCGAGATCACGGGTGCAAGAGGGAAGACTACCACTGCACATGCGTTGCTGCATCTAATGGAAAAAGACGGGTGCGGAATTCTCCATACATCCAAAGGAACTGTAAGATTCCCGGAGAAAAAACAAATCTTCAAAAGGAGCATCACTCCTGCAACCCTCGTCGAGGTTCTCTCTGCCGCCGCAGGAGAAAAAGAGTACCAATGGATCATCGCCGAGGAATCCGTCGGGGTGACAGGTCTTGGGGATCTTGGGATACTGACTTCCGGGACGGACTACCCGATTGCAAACGGGAAAAAGTCCGCACTTGATGAAAAGATCAGGCTTCTTAAGGGATGCAAAAAGATCCTCCTTGCTCCGGGTATTGATGCGGATATTCCGGGTGCATATTACTCAGGCGATATCGTTGTAGTCGAAGATGATCTCTGCAGGTTCGATTATGCCGGAATTAAAGGAGAGTTTTCCAACAAACTCCTCACGGTCGAAGGCTACAGGGAGGCGCTGATGACGGCTGCGGCGGCTGGCTGCATCCTTGGAAAAGATCCTTCATGCCTTGGTTCCTTTTCGGCACTTGAAGGAAGGCTCTCCTACAGCATCCGTGACGGAGTCGGGATAATAGACAATTCAAACAGCGGCACAAACAGAAAAACCGCAGCTGCGGCTTCAACTTATGCACGCAGGATCTCCCCCGGCCGGGAACAGGTGCTTGTTATAGGTGTAGAAGCCGATAATATATGTGAAGGTTTCCCGGACGATGAGATCGCAGGCGCAATATCCGATATAATGCCCTATGCGGCTGTCGTGGTTTCAAAAGATCCGGAATATGTCAGGAAGATCATTCTGCCGGGAATAAAATTCGAAAGTGCATCTTCCCTGGAAGAAGGCGCAGAAAAAGCTATGAAATACGGAACAAACAGGATAATTATCCTGTCCGTCAAGACCTGGAGATGA
- a CDS encoding type IV pilin, whose translation MKFMTNEEGVSPVIGVILMVAITVILAAVISVFVFGLAGDLEGSAQKDVTMKTGTNDDGEITFTIFAGKNVEQITEITWANSTGNETLSGNFSIGYINTTGWKKDVSGTVTFTAEFTDGSRQIVASVP comes from the coding sequence ATGAAATTCATGACAAATGAAGAGGGTGTATCGCCGGTCATCGGTGTCATCCTTATGGTGGCAATAACGGTAATTCTGGCAGCAGTTATTTCCGTATTCGTCTTCGGACTTGCCGGTGACCTTGAAGGTAGTGCACAAAAAGATGTAACAATGAAGACCGGTACAAATGATGATGGAGAGATCACGTTCACAATATTTGCCGGAAAAAATGTTGAACAGATAACTGAAATTACATGGGCGAACAGTACCGGGAATGAAACCCTTTCAGGGAATTTCTCAATTGGTTATATTAACACTACAGGCTGGAAGAAGGATGTATCAGGAACTGTAACGTTTACAGCAGAGTTTACTGATGGTAGCAGACAGATTGTTGCCAGTGTCCCATAA
- a CDS encoding triphosphoribosyl-dephospho-CoA synthase: MKITEKKRSRAETAQIAMMLEVCTGVKPGNVDRYHDYDDTCLEHFLASAILARPAFDEAENFHSSEKGLGGIIYEAVALTNVHSGGNTHFGAFILLIPLIAAGTIEKALELIHSTTVDDAILFYRAFGLTSVRMNETDDIDVNDPAAIDYLTKNGMTLYDVMEYSSPKDMVAAEWTNSFQLTKKTAEFLKQSGRGRGAVSDAFISLLSGEKDTFIVKKFGDETAEWAREQACLVKKGELSIDDFDMMCLEKGVNPGSIADIIIAGIYVAISEGWEWDS; the protein is encoded by the coding sequence ATGAAGATAACAGAGAAGAAGAGATCGCGGGCTGAGACCGCCCAGATTGCAATGATGCTCGAGGTCTGCACCGGGGTAAAACCCGGTAACGTGGACCGGTATCACGACTATGACGATACATGCCTCGAGCATTTTCTTGCGTCTGCGATTCTCGCAAGGCCTGCATTTGATGAGGCCGAAAATTTTCATTCTTCTGAAAAAGGGCTCGGCGGCATCATATATGAAGCTGTAGCACTTACAAACGTCCACTCCGGCGGCAACACGCATTTCGGTGCCTTTATACTTTTAATTCCTCTTATCGCAGCCGGGACGATCGAAAAAGCTTTGGAACTGATCCATTCCACTACCGTTGATGACGCAATTCTGTTTTACCGGGCTTTCGGGCTTACATCGGTGAGGATGAACGAAACCGACGATATCGATGTAAACGATCCTGCTGCAATCGATTACCTGACGAAGAACGGAATGACCCTTTATGATGTGATGGAATATTCCTCGCCCAAAGATATGGTTGCGGCAGAGTGGACAAACAGTTTCCAGCTGACAAAGAAAACCGCCGAATTCCTGAAGCAGTCGGGGAGGGGAAGGGGAGCAGTCTCCGATGCGTTCATCTCCCTTCTCTCCGGGGAAAAGGATACATTCATCGTGAAGAAGTTCGGCGATGAGACAGCAGAATGGGCGAGAGAACAGGCATGCCTGGTAAAGAAAGGAGAGCTTTCGATCGATGATTTCGATATGATGTGCCTTGAGAAGGGTGTCAATCCGGGATCGATAGCAGATATAATCATTGCAGGAATATATGTTGCCATAAGCGAGGGATGGGAATGGGACTCTTAG
- a CDS encoding DUF447 domain-containing protein yields MGLLGEGINEIIATTRNNAAPIGIIVKDGSPKMVLFHGTHTLENIRSEGWVVANIIHDPVIYVKTAFGDLPEDYFCNETAGDMAVKRLKHSSAWIVFKTEIERDSGEAAIVRLVPVAEEIIDNRIYPVNRGFNSIIEATVHGTRYVMTRDPQLKQLIDHHASLVRKCGGSREKEALELLFEYITE; encoded by the coding sequence ATGGGACTCTTAGGCGAAGGGATCAACGAGATCATTGCGACGACTAGAAACAATGCGGCTCCTATAGGAATTATCGTAAAGGATGGTTCTCCAAAGATGGTTCTCTTTCACGGGACACATACGCTTGAAAATATTCGCAGTGAAGGATGGGTCGTCGCCAATATCATCCATGATCCTGTAATCTATGTAAAAACTGCTTTCGGCGATCTGCCGGAGGATTATTTCTGCAACGAGACTGCCGGAGACATGGCGGTTAAGCGCCTGAAGCACTCGTCAGCATGGATCGTATTTAAAACCGAAATAGAGAGGGATTCGGGCGAAGCGGCGATTGTCAGGCTGGTACCCGTGGCCGAAGAGATAATTGACAACAGGATATACCCTGTCAACCGTGGTTTCAACAGCATAATTGAGGCAACAGTCCACGGGACAAGGTATGTCATGACCCGTGATCCACAGTTGAAGCAGTTGATCGATCACCATGCTTCCCTTGTCCGGAAGTGCGGTGGCAGCCGAGAGAAAGAGGCGCTTGAGCTCCTGTTTGAATATATAACGGAATAA
- a CDS encoding methanogenesis marker 9 domain-containing protein, translating into MMDPYDRYELIVNGRTVKTPIAIASMAGIVDADYVLARKENIGMAFIGGYSIDEATINASALMEEEGRKEFISTDPAATLKAEIEKLAGTDVIPGINLRGSSPESFVSIAHELGDGVIYEIDAHCRQPAMISAGCGEYYLQNTEKLAMVVSALKSTGVTVSVKIRAGVVEDDSELARLLWKAGADILHVDLMDFGSSKIKQIRNSCPLFLIANNSVNTFERMKDLFAHGADMVSLARNSDANTLNYLDMAISAYADETGWYNSPKQLCRGGDLRGLTFCCMPVKQCPLMPALKKAGMTPKEYHDLKIESVQNTPLASGSSTCFGSLAWCCKGSTPCMFRDISIKKEGISLADYMRYKRRLSEKIMKRLFDEDNREEEIAG; encoded by the coding sequence ATGATGGATCCATATGACAGGTACGAGCTCATTGTAAACGGCCGTACTGTAAAGACACCAATAGCAATAGCCTCAATGGCAGGGATCGTGGATGCGGATTATGTCCTTGCGAGGAAAGAAAATATCGGAATGGCTTTTATCGGCGGTTACTCGATCGATGAAGCGACAATTAATGCAAGTGCCCTGATGGAAGAAGAGGGGCGCAAAGAGTTCATTTCAACCGATCCTGCCGCGACTCTCAAAGCGGAGATTGAAAAACTGGCAGGGACCGATGTCATACCCGGCATCAACCTTAGGGGCAGCAGTCCTGAATCTTTCGTATCGATCGCACACGAACTCGGCGACGGCGTGATATACGAGATCGACGCACACTGCCGCCAGCCGGCGATGATCAGTGCAGGATGCGGCGAGTACTACCTTCAGAATACTGAAAAACTTGCAATGGTCGTATCCGCCCTGAAAAGTACCGGGGTCACGGTATCGGTCAAGATCAGGGCCGGGGTCGTCGAAGACGATTCGGAACTTGCACGCCTGTTATGGAAGGCAGGTGCCGACATTCTCCATGTCGACCTGATGGACTTCGGTTCCTCGAAGATAAAGCAGATAAGAAACAGCTGCCCGCTCTTTCTTATCGCCAACAATTCGGTCAATACATTCGAGAGGATGAAGGACCTGTTCGCGCACGGGGCGGACATGGTCTCCCTTGCACGAAATTCGGATGCCAATACGCTGAATTATCTGGATATGGCAATATCAGCCTATGCAGACGAGACCGGGTGGTACAACTCCCCCAAGCAGCTTTGCAGGGGAGGGGATCTCAGGGGCCTGACCTTCTGCTGTATGCCGGTCAAGCAGTGCCCGCTGATGCCTGCACTTAAGAAAGCAGGGATGACACCGAAGGAATACCACGATCTGAAGATCGAATCGGTCCAGAACACTCCCCTTGCTTCGGGATCGAGTACATGCTTCGGCAGTCTTGCCTGGTGCTGCAAAGGCTCGACTCCCTGTATGTTCAGGGATATCAGCATCAAAAAGGAGGGCATCTCGCTTGCTGACTACATGAGATACAAGCGCCGTCTCTCCGAGAAGATCATGAAAAGGTTGTTTGATGAAGATAACAGAGAAGAAGAGATCGCGGGCTGA
- the cfbA gene encoding sirohydrochlorin nickelochelatase, translating into MPKIGFLLVGHGSKKPYNKQLIDNTAKIIAGKEAGYIVKTGFMEFSEPTIPEALESFRGEDIEMLQVVPLFLARGMHIDKDIPEILGIEEGGHNGTFKLNDKEIPLVFADPIGENELLADLMIVNGKKAVEDYL; encoded by the coding sequence ATGCCAAAGATCGGATTCTTACTGGTAGGACATGGCAGCAAAAAGCCATACAACAAACAACTCATCGACAATACGGCAAAGATCATTGCCGGCAAGGAAGCAGGATACATTGTTAAAACAGGATTCATGGAATTCAGCGAACCGACGATCCCGGAGGCACTCGAATCTTTCAGGGGCGAGGACATCGAGATGCTCCAGGTTGTTCCTCTGTTCCTTGCAAGGGGAATGCATATAGACAAAGATATCCCGGAAATTCTGGGTATTGAAGAGGGCGGCCACAATGGAACCTTCAAGCTTAACGACAAGGAGATTCCGCTTGTCTTCGCTGACCCCATAGGAGAGAACGAACTGCTCGCCGATCTTATGATCGTAAACGGAAAGAAAGCAGTCGAAGACTATCTCTGA